A region of Alkalinema sp. FACHB-956 DNA encodes the following proteins:
- a CDS encoding HAD-IA family hydrolase: MMPTPHPSLPDRTHLAAILYDLDGTLANTDPLHFLAWQDCLQEFGIEIDEAFYQRRISGRLNPDIVADLLPQFSVVEGQQFADRKEAKFRERAVALEPLAGVRSLIQWAETQGLAQALVTNAPRENVDYILQVLQLDRSFQPVILSEEIGIGKPDPTPYKEALYQLGLRPQQAIAFEDSPSGIRSAVAAGLGTIGITSTHSSQQLTQLGASLVINDFTARNLWFWLEGDHGTTEP, encoded by the coding sequence ATGATGCCCACTCCCCATCCCTCACTGCCCGATCGTACCCATCTCGCCGCTATTCTCTACGATCTCGATGGCACCTTAGCCAATACCGATCCCTTACATTTCCTTGCTTGGCAGGACTGTTTGCAGGAATTCGGCATTGAAATTGATGAAGCGTTTTATCAGCGTCGTATTAGTGGGCGACTCAATCCCGACATCGTTGCTGATCTATTGCCCCAGTTCTCCGTTGTAGAGGGCCAACAATTCGCCGATCGCAAAGAAGCAAAATTCCGGGAGCGGGCGGTGGCTTTAGAACCCTTAGCAGGAGTGCGATCGCTCATCCAATGGGCAGAAACGCAAGGGTTAGCACAGGCCCTGGTGACTAATGCACCACGCGAGAACGTAGATTATATTTTGCAAGTCTTGCAGCTTGACCGTAGCTTTCAACCTGTTATTCTTTCGGAGGAGATTGGAATTGGCAAACCCGATCCGACGCCTTACAAAGAGGCACTGTATCAATTGGGATTACGACCGCAGCAAGCGATCGCCTTTGAAGACTCCCCTTCTGGGATTCGCTCCGCCGTTGCGGCTGGACTGGGCACGATCGGAATCACTTCAACCCACAGTTCGCAACAGTTGACCCAGTTGGGCGCTAGCTTAGTGATTAACGATTTTACTGCGAGGAACCTATGGTTTTGGTTGGAGGGGGATCACGGAACAACCGAACCATAG
- a CDS encoding ribonuclease D, translating into MDALDFQIFDEDLSTDRLNEYLQEAALAIDTETMGLLPLRDRLCLVQLCDSHDRVTVIRIAKGQTAAPNLKQLLENPGITKIFHFARFDITTLWHHLAIEVNPIFCTKIASKLARTYSPKHGLKDLLQEVVGVELDKTAQSSDWGNAANLSETQLRYAANDVRFLIPAREKLIEMLTREDRLALAEECFGCLPTFTKLDLLQYQNLFEH; encoded by the coding sequence ATGGATGCCTTAGACTTTCAGATTTTTGACGAAGATTTGTCCACCGATCGCCTGAATGAATATCTTCAGGAAGCGGCCCTTGCGATTGATACCGAAACGATGGGATTGCTGCCCCTGCGCGATCGCCTCTGTCTTGTCCAACTCTGTGACAGCCACGATCGGGTGACCGTGATCCGCATTGCCAAGGGCCAAACCGCTGCTCCCAACCTGAAACAATTGCTAGAAAATCCAGGGATTACCAAAATTTTCCACTTTGCTCGCTTTGACATCACAACCCTCTGGCACCATTTAGCGATCGAGGTCAATCCCATTTTTTGCACCAAAATTGCCAGCAAACTGGCCCGCACCTACTCCCCCAAACATGGCCTTAAGGATCTACTGCAAGAAGTGGTGGGTGTGGAATTGGATAAAACCGCCCAAAGTTCCGACTGGGGCAATGCAGCCAACCTGAGCGAAACCCAACTCCGCTACGCCGCAAATGATGTACGGTTCCTGATTCCAGCGCGGGAAAAACTAATCGAAATGCTGACCCGCGAAGATCGCCTCGCCCTAGCAGAAGAATGTTTTGGGTGCCTACCAACCTTTACAAAGTTGGACTTGTTGCAATATCAAAACCTATTTGAGCACTAA
- a CDS encoding FTR1 family protein: MNFTALLPTFLITLREGVEAALVVGIVMAYLNKAGKSQLNRWVYLGIGLGILASGAIGVVFNGTLWALSQSNQVYAPIAKQFLEAGLGLVAIGLLSWMLVWMTQQAKSLKKGIEGDLSSALQTADGAGLGIFGIIFLAVLREGFETVVFIAAQFQQGWLPVGGAVLGLLGATLIGILLFKWGIQINLKQFFQVMGVFLLLIVGGLVIGALAHLDRGMGLLNALLPDPNNLCLTPDPSQLGSCLLGPQVWNGQQVLPDRQFPGIVLKTLLGYRDRLYLGEMVAYLVFWSTVGSYYLRTISETNASRSSTSESSQP, from the coding sequence ATGAATTTCACAGCTTTGTTACCGACCTTTTTGATTACCTTGCGTGAGGGCGTTGAGGCGGCCCTTGTGGTCGGGATTGTTATGGCTTACCTCAACAAAGCGGGAAAGTCTCAGTTAAATCGCTGGGTTTACCTCGGAATTGGGCTGGGAATCCTCGCCAGTGGGGCGATCGGGGTTGTTTTTAATGGCACCCTGTGGGCGTTGTCTCAATCGAACCAAGTCTATGCCCCGATTGCTAAACAATTTTTGGAAGCAGGGTTGGGGCTAGTCGCGATCGGGCTTTTGAGTTGGATGTTGGTTTGGATGACCCAGCAGGCCAAATCTCTCAAAAAAGGAATTGAAGGAGATCTCTCCTCCGCTTTGCAAACCGCCGATGGAGCCGGTCTAGGAATCTTTGGCATTATCTTTTTGGCGGTGCTGCGGGAGGGCTTTGAGACCGTCGTCTTCATCGCAGCTCAATTTCAGCAGGGCTGGCTCCCGGTGGGCGGAGCTGTTTTAGGCTTACTGGGCGCAACGTTGATCGGGATTTTGCTATTTAAGTGGGGGATTCAAATTAATCTCAAGCAATTTTTTCAGGTGATGGGCGTTTTTTTGCTGCTAATCGTCGGGGGCTTGGTCATCGGAGCCTTGGCCCATCTCGATCGGGGGATGGGGCTACTGAATGCGCTCCTCCCTGATCCCAATAACCTTTGTTTGACACCGGATCCAAGTCAATTGGGATCTTGTTTACTAGGCCCTCAGGTGTGGAATGGGCAACAGGTGTTACCCGATCGGCAGTTTCCGGGTATCGTGCTCAAAACGCTGTTGGGCTATCGCGATCGCCTCTACCTAGGGGAAATGGTGGCTTACTTAGTATTTTGGAGTACTGTGGGCAGCTATTATCTACGTACAATTTCTGAGACAAATGCCTCCAGGTCTTCGACTTCAGAATCCAGTCAGCCCTAG
- a CDS encoding ATP-dependent Clp protease proteolytic subunit has product MSSPIQAVQAPYYGGDAVYRTPPPDMPSLLLKERIVYLGMPLFSSDDVKRRVGIDVTELIIAQLLYLQFDDPEKPIYFYINSTGTSWYDGDAIGYETEAFAICDTIQYIKPPVHTICLGQAMGTAAMILSSGTKGFRASLPHATIVLNQARTGAQGQATDIQIRAQEVLANKMAMLDIFAKNTGQPIEKLSKDTDRMFYMTPYDAKEYGLIDRVLDSPKDLPKPVASVLT; this is encoded by the coding sequence ATGAGTTCACCGATTCAGGCTGTTCAAGCGCCCTACTATGGTGGCGATGCGGTTTATCGCACCCCACCGCCAGATATGCCGTCTTTGCTGCTGAAGGAGCGGATTGTTTATCTGGGCATGCCGTTGTTTTCTTCGGATGATGTCAAACGCCGTGTGGGCATTGATGTCACTGAGTTGATCATTGCTCAGTTGCTGTACTTGCAGTTTGATGATCCCGAGAAGCCGATTTACTTCTACATCAACTCAACGGGGACTTCCTGGTACGACGGCGATGCGATCGGTTATGAAACGGAAGCATTTGCTATCTGCGACACGATTCAATACATCAAACCCCCCGTCCACACCATTTGTTTGGGACAGGCTATGGGAACGGCTGCAATGATCCTGTCATCGGGAACTAAGGGTTTCCGAGCCAGCCTCCCCCACGCAACGATCGTGCTGAACCAGGCACGGACGGGTGCCCAAGGCCAAGCAACGGATATTCAAATCCGGGCGCAGGAAGTGTTGGCCAACAAAATGGCAATGCTAGATATCTTTGCGAAAAATACTGGACAACCGATCGAAAAACTTTCCAAGGACACCGATCGTATGTTCTATATGACCCCCTACGATGCGAAAGAGTATGGGTTAATCGATCGTGTGTTGGACAGCCCTAAAGACTTACCGAAACCCGTCGCTTCAGTATTGACCTAA
- a CDS encoding ATP-dependent Clp protease proteolytic subunit has protein sequence MPIGVPSVPYRLPGSTYERWIDIYTRLNQERIIFLGQEVTDSLANSIIAAMLYLDSEDSTKPIYLYINSPGGSVTAGMAIYDTMQYIKSEVVTICVGLAASMGAFLLAAGSKGKRLALPHARIMIHQPLGGTGRRQASDIEIEAKEILRIRSLLNDILADRTGQPVDKINKDTDRDYFMSAQEAKDYGLIDQVIETLK, from the coding sequence ATGCCTATCGGCGTTCCCAGCGTTCCCTATCGCTTACCAGGTAGTACCTACGAGCGCTGGATTGATATTTACACCCGCCTAAACCAAGAGCGCATTATCTTCCTGGGGCAAGAGGTCACCGATTCGCTGGCCAATTCCATCATTGCGGCCATGCTGTACCTAGACTCCGAGGACTCCACCAAGCCGATCTACCTCTACATCAACTCCCCAGGGGGATCGGTCACGGCTGGGATGGCCATCTACGACACGATGCAGTACATCAAGTCGGAAGTGGTCACGATCTGCGTTGGACTGGCTGCATCCATGGGAGCTTTTCTGTTGGCAGCGGGCTCTAAAGGTAAGCGTTTAGCCTTGCCCCATGCGCGCATCATGATTCACCAACCTCTGGGCGGAACCGGTCGCCGTCAAGCCTCGGATATTGAAATTGAAGCCAAGGAAATTCTGCGGATCCGTTCCTTGTTGAACGATATTCTCGCCGATCGCACTGGACAGCCCGTTGACAAGATCAACAAGGATACCGATCGCGACTACTTCATGTCAGCCCAGGAAGCGAAGGACTACGGCTTAATTGATCAAGTGATTGAAACCTTAAAGTAA
- a CDS encoding J domain-containing protein: protein MNLDNCYRVLGLKPGASYEEIKGAYRRLARQLHPDTGLEQDATRQARFIQVTTAYKHLLAQAQFPTSQPAPMPLSPEAQLKQDAYQRLQVLFKAQKFPNAIALVEGLAQRLPQDQEVRQWQALTYHQWGNRLIAQQQWDQGQRYLQKALRTDPHNRSLQSAIYRDLDRLQKQQSHPNL, encoded by the coding sequence ATGAACTTGGATAACTGCTACCGAGTACTGGGGCTAAAACCAGGGGCTTCCTATGAAGAGATCAAGGGAGCTTACCGTCGTTTGGCGCGTCAGTTGCATCCCGATACCGGCTTAGAGCAGGATGCGACGAGGCAAGCTCGTTTTATCCAAGTCACCACGGCCTACAAACACCTCTTGGCTCAGGCCCAATTTCCAACCTCGCAGCCAGCCCCCATGCCCCTTTCTCCGGAGGCACAATTGAAGCAGGATGCCTACCAGCGTCTTCAAGTGTTGTTTAAAGCCCAGAAGTTTCCAAATGCGATCGCGCTGGTGGAAGGACTTGCCCAACGATTACCCCAAGACCAAGAAGTGCGGCAGTGGCAAGCCCTCACCTACCATCAATGGGGAAATCGGTTAATTGCCCAACAACAATGGGATCAAGGTCAACGCTACCTGCAAAAAGCTCTCCGCACAGATCCCCACAATCGATCGCTCCAATCCGCCATTTACCGGGATCTCGATCGTCTACAAAAGCAGCAGTCTCATCCAAATCTCTAG
- a CDS encoding ATP-binding protein, whose protein sequence is MTLSFPSTLYLVPVLDLLLDHVPHAWKMEIRLGLQEALVNAAKHGNQLDPDKTIQVHFSASSERCEWVICDQGCGFTPPCSCHEVYEEDLCDEQECGRGLFILHQIFDQVQWNSQGTELRLSKKLRDSRRKPIFS, encoded by the coding sequence ATGACTCTCAGCTTCCCCTCAACCTTGTATCTCGTTCCAGTCCTAGACCTGCTATTAGATCATGTCCCCCATGCCTGGAAAATGGAAATTCGGCTAGGGTTGCAAGAGGCATTGGTTAATGCAGCAAAACATGGCAATCAACTCGATCCAGATAAGACCATTCAAGTTCACTTTTCTGCAAGTTCCGAGCGCTGTGAATGGGTAATTTGTGACCAAGGATGTGGCTTTACCCCTCCCTGCTCTTGCCACGAAGTCTACGAAGAAGACCTGTGCGACGAGCAGGAATGTGGACGCGGATTATTTATTTTGCATCAGATTTTTGACCAAGTGCAGTGGAACTCTCAAGGAACCGAATTGCGTCTTTCTAAGAAACTGCGAGATAGTCGGCGCAAGCCTATTTTTTCCTAG
- a CDS encoding DUF6439 family protein, whose product MTDLSSLSKTASPTTPIDSSAIDLSGFSSLELAQALADHLAIRERDWHRLKGNRSARAQEQAAVALVYLLKQQPEEALPRLQQAVGWLDKSISAPPCPSHGDRQVQAKPTQASPISEA is encoded by the coding sequence ATGACTGACCTATCCAGTCTCTCCAAGACTGCTAGCCCGACCACACCGATCGATTCCAGCGCAATCGACTTAAGTGGCTTCAGTTCCTTGGAACTGGCCCAAGCCCTAGCCGATCATCTAGCTATTCGGGAACGGGATTGGCATCGCCTTAAGGGCAATCGATCGGCCCGTGCCCAAGAGCAGGCCGCCGTCGCCTTGGTCTATCTGCTCAAACAACAGCCGGAAGAGGCATTACCTAGACTGCAACAGGCCGTCGGTTGGTTGGATAAATCCATCTCTGCACCCCCCTGTCCCAGCCATGGCGATCGTCAGGTTCAAGCCAAGCCGACGCAGGCTAGCCCAATTTCTGAAGCTTAA
- the asnS gene encoding asparagine--tRNA ligase, which yields MTKRIAEILRNGQPDQRVTIQGWVRTKREQKTFTFLEVNDGSSMAGLQAVVNAELPDYEATMKRINTGASVAIAGVLVPSQGKGQRIEIQAESVTVYGEADPETYPLQKKRHSFEFLRDIGHLRSRTNTLGAVFRVRNACATAIHQFFQERGFLWVHTPILTASDCEGAGEMFTVTRFNLDKLPVQNGKVDYSQDFFGKPTYLTVSGQLEAEIMAMAFSDVYTFGPTFRAENSNTSRHLAEFWMVEPEMAFCDLQGDMELAEAFLKHIFQYVMNHCQDDMEFFNQRIDNSVLATAENIINNEFARVTYTEAIDLLEKADRSFEYPVSWGLDLQSEHERYLAEDLFKKPVIVTNYPTEIKAFYMRLDEGEKTVSAMDILAPKIGEIIGGSQREERLDVLERRIVAQGLDPATYWWYLDLRRFGTVPHAGFGLGFERLVQFMTGMQNIRDVIPFPRTPLSVEF from the coding sequence ATGACTAAACGGATTGCTGAAATTCTCCGCAACGGCCAACCGGATCAACGGGTCACGATTCAAGGTTGGGTACGGACTAAACGAGAGCAGAAAACCTTCACGTTTCTAGAAGTGAATGATGGCTCCTCCATGGCAGGGCTGCAAGCGGTGGTCAACGCCGAGCTACCGGACTACGAAGCGACGATGAAACGCATCAATACGGGGGCTTCGGTGGCGATCGCAGGGGTGCTAGTGCCCTCCCAGGGCAAAGGGCAACGGATTGAAATCCAGGCGGAATCCGTCACGGTCTACGGGGAAGCCGATCCGGAGACCTATCCCCTGCAAAAGAAACGCCATTCCTTTGAATTTTTGCGGGACATCGGGCATCTACGATCGCGCACCAATACCCTCGGAGCTGTGTTTCGGGTGCGGAATGCCTGCGCGACCGCTATTCACCAATTTTTCCAAGAGCGGGGTTTCCTGTGGGTGCATACGCCCATTCTGACCGCGAGTGACTGCGAAGGGGCGGGGGAAATGTTTACCGTAACCCGCTTCAACTTGGACAAGCTGCCGGTGCAAAACGGCAAAGTGGACTACAGCCAGGATTTCTTTGGCAAGCCGACCTATTTAACCGTCAGTGGGCAGTTGGAAGCGGAAATCATGGCCATGGCCTTTTCCGATGTTTACACCTTTGGCCCCACGTTCCGCGCGGAAAATTCCAATACCTCCCGGCACTTGGCGGAATTTTGGATGGTAGAGCCGGAAATGGCGTTCTGTGACCTGCAAGGGGATATGGAACTGGCGGAAGCATTTCTCAAACACATCTTCCAGTATGTGATGAACCATTGTCAGGACGATATGGAGTTCTTTAACCAACGGATTGACAACAGTGTTCTCGCCACGGCGGAGAATATTATCAACAACGAATTTGCGCGGGTGACCTATACCGAAGCGATCGACTTGCTCGAAAAGGCCGATCGATCGTTTGAATATCCCGTCAGTTGGGGATTGGATCTGCAATCGGAGCACGAACGGTATTTGGCGGAGGACTTGTTTAAAAAGCCCGTGATCGTGACGAACTATCCCACGGAAATTAAGGCATTCTACATGCGTTTAGATGAAGGGGAAAAAACCGTCTCTGCCATGGATATCCTGGCTCCCAAGATTGGGGAAATCATTGGCGGTTCCCAGCGGGAAGAGCGCCTAGATGTGTTGGAGCGGCGGATTGTGGCCCAGGGCCTAGATCCAGCGACCTATTGGTGGTACCTCGATCTGCGACGGTTTGGCACTGTGCCCCACGCGGGTTTTGGCCTCGGTTTTGAGCGGTTGGTGCAGTTCATGACCGGGATGCAAAACATTCGTGATGTGATTCCCTTCCCGCGCACGCCTTTAAGTGTTGAGTTTTAG
- a CDS encoding valine--tRNA ligase, which translates to MTASIPTLASQYESKTTEAKWQAFWEEHAVFQADPSQPGEMYSVVIPPPNVTGSLHMGHAFNTALIDTIVRYQRMLGKNTLCLPGTDHASIAVQTILEKQLKAEGKTRDDLGRDAFLARAWEWKAESGGTITNQMRRLGFSVDWSRERFTLDEGLSKAVLEAFVKLYQEGLIYRGNYLVNWCPASQSAVSDLEVENQEVNGNLWHFRYPLTESDGYIEVATTRPETMLGDTAVAVNPNDDRYKHLIGQTVLLPLQLREIPIIADEYVDASFGTGCVKITPAHDPNDFEMGKRHNLPFINVMNKDGTMNENAGDFQGLDRFEARKQVVEAMEREGCLVKVEDYKTTIPYSDRGKVPVEPMISTQWFVKIDPLAQTALKALDEQNSPEFVPDRWKKVYRDWLTSLRDWCISRQLWWGHQIPAWYAVSETGGVITDSTPFFVAYSEAEARQQAIEKFGEGVQLEQDPDVLDTWFSSGLWPFSTLGWPSPDAEDFQRYYPTSTLVTGFDIIFFWVARMTLMAGHFTGQMPFKHVYIHGLVRDEKGQKMSKSKNNGIDPLVLIEKYGTDALRYTLIKEVTGAGQDIRLEYDRKTDESPSVEASRNFTNKLWNASRFVLMNLDGQTSEQLGAPDPASLELSDRWILSRYNQVTQAVRQSLDNFGLGEAAKLIYEFFWGDFCDWYIELVKSRLQGEKNDSRSVAQQTLALVLEGTLKLLHPFMPHITEEIWHTVVQKDPATGISLALQAYPTVNATLIDADLEAQFELIIGAIRTVRNLRAEAGIKPGEKIEAILQSESDRERKILIAGQKYIRDLAKVKQLTIVDPQAAPAIAATEAPSPAPAPSPPPQPTAAPTAPTLRITNRKPWSEKTWQEKLEIRDAVATVTDFLGQHRKFLLTIGSFGLIYFTLSVTLASIRTVYQVPLLSDLLEVLGLGYAVFYTKDNLLTRADRQRTFGKLRQLKDDVLGNGLLLPQSAVVETAPAALAPEVAPEAAPATEATDPAPESTEQSSDRLTSDRQMFAGVVGTVQVLIPLAGLVDIAALTAKLEKDLKKVEAEIQSLSGRLQNPKFVDKAPIEVVQGAKEALAEAEKQAELLKARLALL; encoded by the coding sequence ATGACTGCATCCATTCCAACCCTCGCCAGCCAATACGAATCCAAAACCACCGAAGCCAAGTGGCAAGCCTTTTGGGAGGAACATGCAGTCTTTCAGGCCGATCCGTCCCAGCCCGGAGAGATGTACTCCGTGGTGATTCCGCCACCTAACGTGACGGGAAGCCTGCACATGGGCCATGCCTTCAACACCGCGTTGATCGATACGATCGTGCGCTACCAGCGGATGTTGGGCAAAAATACCCTCTGTTTGCCGGGAACTGACCACGCCAGCATCGCTGTGCAAACGATCTTAGAAAAGCAACTGAAGGCCGAAGGCAAAACGCGGGATGACCTAGGTCGTGACGCATTCCTAGCCCGTGCTTGGGAGTGGAAAGCTGAATCCGGCGGCACTATTACCAACCAAATGCGGCGACTGGGCTTTTCCGTGGATTGGTCGCGGGAACGCTTCACCCTGGATGAGGGACTCTCGAAGGCTGTGTTGGAAGCCTTTGTCAAACTCTACCAAGAAGGCTTGATCTATCGCGGTAATTACCTGGTCAACTGGTGCCCCGCTAGCCAATCTGCCGTGTCGGACTTGGAAGTGGAGAACCAGGAAGTTAACGGCAACCTCTGGCATTTCCGCTATCCCCTCACCGAAAGCGATGGCTACATTGAAGTCGCCACCACCCGCCCGGAAACGATGCTGGGGGATACTGCTGTGGCCGTCAACCCCAACGACGATCGCTACAAACACCTCATCGGTCAAACGGTACTGCTGCCGCTACAACTGCGGGAAATTCCCATCATTGCCGATGAGTACGTCGATGCGAGCTTTGGGACCGGCTGCGTCAAGATCACCCCGGCCCATGACCCCAACGACTTTGAGATGGGCAAGCGCCACAACCTGCCGTTCATCAACGTCATGAATAAAGACGGCACGATGAATGAGAATGCCGGTGACTTCCAAGGACTCGATCGCTTTGAAGCCCGCAAGCAAGTCGTGGAAGCCATGGAGCGGGAAGGCTGCCTGGTGAAGGTGGAAGATTACAAAACCACGATTCCCTACAGCGATCGGGGTAAGGTGCCCGTGGAGCCGATGATTTCAACCCAGTGGTTCGTCAAAATCGATCCGCTGGCTCAGACGGCCTTGAAAGCGCTGGATGAACAAAATTCACCGGAGTTTGTCCCCGATCGTTGGAAAAAGGTCTACCGCGATTGGCTGACGAGCCTGCGCGATTGGTGTATTTCCCGTCAGTTGTGGTGGGGCCACCAGATTCCCGCATGGTATGCCGTCAGCGAAACCGGCGGCGTGATTACTGACAGTACTCCCTTCTTTGTGGCCTACAGCGAGGCCGAGGCTCGCCAGCAGGCGATCGAGAAATTCGGGGAAGGAGTGCAGTTGGAACAGGATCCGGATGTGTTGGATACCTGGTTCTCGTCGGGTCTCTGGCCGTTTTCCACCCTGGGTTGGCCTAGTCCCGATGCAGAAGATTTCCAGCGCTACTATCCCACCAGCACCCTGGTGACGGGCTTTGACATCATCTTTTTCTGGGTGGCGCGGATGACCCTGATGGCGGGCCACTTCACCGGACAGATGCCGTTTAAGCATGTTTACATCCATGGTCTGGTACGGGACGAAAAAGGCCAGAAGATGTCCAAGTCGAAAAATAACGGCATTGACCCGCTGGTGCTGATTGAGAAATACGGTACCGATGCCCTGCGCTACACCTTAATTAAGGAAGTGACGGGGGCAGGCCAGGACATTCGCTTGGAATACGATCGCAAAACCGATGAGTCTCCCTCGGTGGAGGCCTCCCGCAACTTCACCAACAAGCTGTGGAACGCTTCACGCTTTGTGTTGATGAACCTGGATGGGCAAACGTCGGAGCAATTGGGCGCACCGGATCCCGCTAGTCTGGAACTGAGCGATCGCTGGATTCTCTCCCGCTACAACCAAGTCACCCAAGCGGTGCGGCAATCCCTGGACAACTTCGGGTTAGGGGAAGCAGCTAAGTTGATCTATGAATTTTTCTGGGGTGATTTCTGCGACTGGTACATCGAACTGGTCAAGTCCCGCCTCCAGGGGGAAAAGAATGATTCCCGCAGCGTGGCCCAGCAAACCCTGGCGCTAGTCCTGGAGGGCACCCTGAAGCTACTCCATCCCTTCATGCCTCACATCACCGAGGAAATTTGGCACACCGTTGTCCAGAAAGACCCGGCGACCGGGATCAGTCTGGCGTTGCAAGCCTATCCCACCGTTAACGCGACTTTGATTGATGCGGATTTGGAAGCGCAGTTCGAGTTAATCATTGGGGCGATTCGGACGGTGCGCAACCTGCGGGCTGAGGCAGGGATCAAACCCGGTGAAAAGATCGAAGCCATCCTGCAATCGGAAAGCGATCGGGAACGGAAAATCCTCATTGCTGGTCAGAAGTACATCCGTGACTTGGCCAAGGTCAAGCAATTAACGATCGTAGATCCCCAGGCCGCCCCGGCGATCGCGGCAACGGAAGCCCCCAGCCCAGCACCAGCACCTAGCCCCCCCCCCCAGCCCACCGCTGCCCCCACCGCCCCCACCCTGCGAATCACCAACCGCAAACCCTGGAGCGAAAAGACCTGGCAGGAAAAACTGGAAATCCGAGATGCCGTGGCCACCGTGACCGACTTCCTGGGTCAGCACCGTAAGTTCCTGTTGACGATCGGTTCTTTTGGATTGATTTACTTCACCCTCAGCGTCACCCTTGCCTCTATCCGGACGGTGTATCAGGTACCTTTACTGTCGGATCTTCTGGAAGTGCTGGGACTGGGCTATGCCGTGTTCTATACCAAGGACAACCTGCTGACCCGCGCCGATCGCCAACGCACCTTCGGTAAACTGCGGCAACTCAAGGATGATGTGTTGGGCAATGGTCTACTGTTACCCCAATCGGCGGTGGTGGAGACCGCTCCCGCAGCCCTAGCCCCAGAAGTTGCGCCGGAAGCCGCCCCAGCGACTGAAGCCACTGATCCCGCACCGGAATCCACCGAGCAATCCAGCGATCGGCTAACGTCTGATCGACAAATGTTCGCGGGCGTTGTGGGTACTGTGCAAGTTCTGATCCCCCTAGCGGGCCTCGTAGATATTGCAGCGCTCACTGCCAAACTGGAGAAGGATCTCAAAAAAGTAGAAGCGGAAATTCAGTCCCTTTCCGGGCGCTTGCAGAATCCCAAGTTTGTGGACAAAGCCCCGATCGAGGTGGTGCAGGGGGCAAAAGAGGCCCTCGCAGAGGCGGAGAAGCAAGCAGAACTCCTCAAGGCACGCTTAGCGCTGCTGTAA